A window from Chlamydia gallinacea 08-1274/3 encodes these proteins:
- a CDS encoding aspartate kinase — MLPVVYKFGGTSLATAESIRKVYDIVFANQPRFIVVSAIAGITDLLDTFCSVPRRNREEIIRDFEQRHREIVAELQLTFSLDSWVDKLYSYADKQEISLKDRAEILALGEDVSASLFHAFCHKKGFFIEFLEARRVILTDNVSYDRAAPDIVRMRDNWDQLNLSLEKSYITQGFLGANSLGETTLLGRGGSDYTGALIAEISQANEVHIYTDVNGVYTMDPRIIKDAQLIPELSFEEMHHLARFGAKILYPSMLSPCIRAGIPIFVTSTFDITKGGSRIYATDKTTDYETRVIALSLRQNQCLWSIDCVLATISLDEILHVLEAYPILPDLITSQNATISFITDNDEVPESVICDLYKQLSHLGSVQILHDLALITMIGSGVISTQIVTEVTNKFRNYPFPVCCYFQSSTTLSLAVPENLAGNIVEQLHNVYVKQDSVA, encoded by the coding sequence ATGCTCCCAGTAGTATATAAATTTGGTGGGACAAGTTTAGCAACAGCAGAAAGTATTCGAAAAGTATACGATATTGTCTTTGCAAACCAACCCCGTTTTATTGTTGTTAGTGCCATAGCTGGCATTACAGATTTACTAGACACATTTTGTTCAGTTCCGAGACGAAATCGCGAGGAGATTATTAGGGATTTTGAACAAAGACATCGAGAAATTGTTGCGGAATTACAATTAACATTTTCCTTAGATTCTTGGGTGGATAAACTTTATTCCTACGCAGATAAGCAAGAGATTAGTCTTAAAGATCGCGCTGAGATTCTTGCTCTGGGTGAAGATGTATCAGCATCTTTATTCCACGCATTTTGTCATAAGAAAGGGTTTTTTATAGAGTTTTTAGAAGCACGTCGGGTGATATTAACCGATAATGTTTCGTATGATCGTGCTGCTCCAGATATTGTTAGAATGCGAGATAATTGGGACCAATTGAATTTATCTTTAGAGAAAAGTTACATTACCCAGGGGTTTCTGGGAGCGAATTCTTTAGGGGAAACAACGTTATTAGGTAGAGGTGGTAGTGATTATACTGGAGCTTTAATTGCAGAAATTAGTCAGGCAAATGAAGTTCATATTTATACGGATGTCAATGGCGTCTATACCATGGATCCGAGGATTATTAAAGATGCTCAACTCATTCCTGAGCTAAGTTTTGAAGAAATGCACCATTTAGCTAGGTTTGGAGCTAAGATTCTTTATCCTTCCATGCTATCTCCTTGTATACGTGCAGGAATTCCGATTTTTGTTACCTCTACGTTTGATATAACTAAAGGGGGAAGCCGCATTTATGCTACAGATAAAACTACGGATTATGAAACTCGTGTGATTGCTCTATCCCTACGTCAGAACCAGTGTCTATGGTCTATAGATTGTGTACTCGCAACTATAAGTTTGGATGAGATTTTGCATGTATTAGAGGCTTATCCCATTCTTCCTGACTTGATTACATCCCAAAACGCTACGATATCCTTTATTACCGATAATGATGAAGTGCCTGAAAGTGTTATCTGTGATTTGTATAAACAATTATCTCATCTTGGATCTGTACAAATCCTCCATGATTTGGCTCTTATTACGATGATTGGTTCGGGAGTAATTTCTACTCAAATTGTCACAGAAGTAACCAATAAGTTTCGTAATTATCCTTTTCCTGTATGTTGCTATTTTCAAAGTAGTACTACTTTGAGTTTGGCTGTACCCGAAAACCTAGCGGGAAATATTGTAGAACAATTGCATAATGTTTATGTTAAACAGGACTCTGTAGCCTAG
- a CDS encoding Ulp1 family isopeptidase produces the protein MLPVHCVHPSTRSQTQNLDTLWLTLQNQKIDRLSIQHSKTEPGAFYHASLIEKVARIVLAIFLIIATLGLILLFLSVQDLVDLKIKSLCTKQKSMHHQPSKETHLPANILSSLLMPVLSPITGECWDNYAIAHHCQKLHMRYPTFLIQGPQPIASCFSLERLLFLDLHLYNSREQTFLTQPDMAVCEHKSYEHGYLKHTPCESLRIFAYPLWHHPLATTEEEIIQKMLTAHRLQSAEISHWCLVIVNLDLREVIYFDSLACFIQTQLIDSKLKEIAERLEKQFPSPKSDTPFTIKKVVQTPIQEDGFSCGIWITIFLEKYLENPQNLPEIIDTLQNHKHSILKDFLNKNPNPSPPQSNNIT, from the coding sequence ATGCTACCCGTACATTGTGTTCACCCCTCCACAAGATCTCAAACTCAGAACCTAGATACATTATGGCTTACTCTCCAGAATCAGAAAATCGATCGGTTATCTATCCAACATAGTAAAACAGAGCCGGGGGCATTTTATCATGCCTCTTTAATAGAAAAAGTCGCTAGGATAGTTCTAGCTATTTTTCTTATCATCGCAACTTTGGGTCTCATTCTCCTCTTCTTATCAGTACAAGACCTTGTGGATCTCAAGATAAAATCTTTATGCACAAAGCAAAAAAGCATGCATCATCAACCGTCCAAGGAAACCCATCTTCCCGCAAACATTTTGTCTTCACTCCTAATGCCTGTACTGAGCCCCATTACTGGAGAATGCTGGGACAATTATGCTATTGCCCATCATTGCCAGAAATTGCACATGCGCTACCCTACATTCTTAATCCAAGGCCCCCAACCTATTGCGTCATGCTTTTCATTAGAAAGATTACTTTTCTTAGATCTACATTTATATAACTCTCGTGAACAAACATTTTTAACTCAACCTGATATGGCTGTGTGCGAACACAAAAGTTATGAACATGGTTACCTAAAACACACTCCTTGCGAGTCTCTCCGGATATTCGCGTATCCTCTATGGCACCATCCCCTAGCAACTACAGAGGAAGAAATAATACAAAAAATGTTGACTGCCCATAGATTACAGTCTGCAGAAATTTCCCACTGGTGCTTGGTGATCGTTAATCTTGATCTTCGTGAAGTTATCTATTTCGATAGCTTAGCTTGTTTTATACAGACGCAACTCATTGACTCGAAACTCAAAGAGATAGCAGAACGCCTAGAAAAACAGTTCCCCTCTCCCAAATCCGATACTCCTTTTACTATAAAAAAAGTTGTCCAAACTCCTATTCAAGAGGATGGTTTTTCTTGCGGTATTTGGATTACTATCTTCCTTGAAAAGTACTTAGAAAACCCTCAAAACCTTCCTGAAATCATCGACACGCTTCAAAATCACAAGCATAGTATATTGAAAGATTTTCTAAACAAAAACCCCAACCCTTCTCCTCCTCAAAGTAACAATATAACCTAA
- the bioA gene encoding adenosylmethionine--8-amino-7-oxononanoate transaminase: protein MINKTISRESQISKIWYPFTQPELDGSPIHIARGQGAYLYTSTDTAYLDAISSWWCNLHGHAHPHIANAIAEQAQQLEHVMFANLTHTPAEQLCYKLTKVLPQGLEKCFFSDNGSCAIEVAIKITIQYFFNQKRKRLRFVSFKQGYHGDTLGAMSLAGLSEITTPFHSLFFPVDTIPPPYYGQEEQSIKQAKALFSSGEIAGFIYEPTLQGAAGMRLHNPEGLNHILQLAKQYDVICIADEILTGFGRTGPLFASQSMQILPDILCLSKGLTGGFLPLAVTITRDEIYHAFVGKDRHQAFLHGHTFTANPLGCAAALASLDLTLSPQCAEQRKMIETCHKQFQSRYGKLWKRCEVLGTILAIDYPSTSQGYFSNVRNTLYNFFIQNHIILRPIGNTVYVLPPYCIQEKELHKIYHYLQEALCLELK from the coding sequence ATGATAAACAAAACAATCTCTAGAGAATCACAAATATCGAAAATCTGGTATCCCTTTACTCAACCAGAATTAGATGGTAGTCCTATACATATCGCTCGAGGACAGGGAGCCTATTTATATACGTCTACAGATACGGCTTATCTCGATGCTATATCCTCATGGTGGTGTAATCTGCATGGACATGCTCATCCTCACATTGCTAACGCCATTGCCGAACAAGCACAGCAACTTGAACATGTAATGTTTGCAAACCTCACACACACACCTGCGGAACAACTTTGCTACAAACTCACAAAAGTCCTACCTCAAGGACTTGAAAAATGCTTCTTCTCTGACAACGGATCCTGTGCTATAGAGGTCGCAATTAAAATCACTATACAATACTTCTTTAACCAAAAAAGAAAACGATTACGTTTTGTCTCGTTCAAGCAAGGTTATCATGGAGATACTCTGGGAGCAATGTCTTTAGCAGGACTATCAGAGATCACCACGCCATTCCATTCACTCTTTTTCCCTGTAGATACTATTCCCCCTCCTTATTATGGACAAGAAGAGCAATCTATTAAACAAGCAAAAGCACTATTTTCTTCAGGAGAAATTGCTGGATTTATCTACGAACCTACACTTCAAGGAGCAGCAGGAATGCGCCTGCATAACCCTGAGGGTTTAAATCATATTCTACAGTTAGCCAAACAATATGATGTTATATGCATTGCTGATGAAATTCTAACAGGATTTGGACGTACAGGCCCTCTATTTGCCTCACAATCTATGCAAATACTTCCTGACATCCTCTGTTTATCCAAGGGATTAACAGGAGGATTTTTACCCCTAGCTGTTACCATAACACGTGATGAGATTTATCATGCTTTTGTGGGAAAGGATCGCCACCAAGCTTTTTTGCACGGACATACATTCACAGCAAATCCTCTAGGGTGTGCAGCTGCATTAGCCTCTTTAGATCTCACTCTATCTCCTCAATGTGCTGAACAACGAAAAATGATCGAAACATGCCATAAACAATTTCAATCTCGTTATGGGAAACTTTGGAAACGCTGTGAAGTATTAGGAACGATTCTTGCTATAGATTATCCTTCAACATCACAAGGATATTTTTCCAATGTGCGCAATACTCTCTACAACTTTTTTATACAAAATCATATTATATTGCGTCCTATAGGAAATACCGTGTATGTTTTACCCCCCTACTGCATCCAAGAGAAAGAGCTGCATAAAATTTACCATTACCTTCAAGAGGCATTATGTTTAGAACTCAAGTAA
- the asd gene encoding aspartate-semialdehyde dehydrogenase produces MHLAILGATGLVAQKFVALLPRWFPWNITEVVASEAKHNQKYSSACFWQEALGPMPESIKHLSFCHVEEIAADVVVSFLPEKPAKELETYCLAQGKLVFSNASAFRMHPQVPILIPEVNSEHLQLLHQQPFSGRIITNSNCCVSGIALALSPLRIFGIDHVHVVTLQSASGAGYPGVASMDLLGNLVPHIPGEEEKIIRETLKILGTSHTPAEFSLSVTVHRVPVVFGHMLTLHVILQHSVDIQEIHQCYHKRNQKFPETYVLHSSPWHPQPRKDLHHDDMRVHIGPITYGGNKKIIKMNVLIHNLVRGAAGALLANIHTFYRQYSGEYTCSQ; encoded by the coding sequence ATGCACTTAGCTATTTTAGGAGCTACTGGACTTGTCGCGCAAAAATTTGTAGCTCTTTTGCCTAGATGGTTTCCTTGGAATATCACTGAGGTTGTTGCTTCTGAAGCTAAGCATAACCAAAAGTATAGCTCGGCATGCTTTTGGCAGGAAGCTTTGGGACCCATGCCTGAGAGCATAAAGCATTTATCTTTTTGTCATGTTGAAGAAATTGCCGCGGATGTTGTTGTTTCTTTTTTACCAGAAAAACCCGCAAAAGAATTAGAAACCTACTGTTTAGCCCAGGGAAAGTTGGTTTTCTCTAATGCATCTGCTTTTAGAATGCATCCGCAAGTTCCTATTCTAATTCCCGAAGTTAATAGCGAACATCTTCAACTGCTACATCAACAACCTTTTTCGGGGAGAATAATTACTAATTCTAATTGTTGCGTTTCTGGCATAGCCTTAGCGCTATCTCCTTTACGAATATTCGGTATAGATCATGTACATGTTGTTACATTGCAATCTGCTAGTGGTGCTGGCTACCCGGGGGTAGCGTCAATGGATCTTTTAGGTAATTTAGTTCCTCATATCCCCGGAGAGGAAGAAAAAATTATTCGAGAAACTCTCAAGATTTTGGGAACTTCTCATACACCCGCAGAATTTTCCCTATCTGTTACGGTACATCGTGTTCCCGTAGTGTTTGGGCATATGTTAACCCTTCATGTAATTTTGCAGCACTCTGTAGATATTCAGGAAATTCATCAATGCTATCATAAGAGAAATCAAAAATTTCCTGAGACCTATGTACTACATAGTTCTCCTTGGCATCCTCAGCCAAGGAAGGATTTGCATCACGATGACATGCGTGTTCATATTGGGCCCATTACTTATGGTGGAAATAAGAAAATCATCAAAATGAACGTGCTAATACATAATCTTGTTCGAGGTGCTGCTGGAGCTTTATTGGCAAATATACATACTTTTTATCGTCAATACTCTGGAGAATATACATGCTCCCAGTAG
- a CDS encoding biopterin-dependent aromatic amino acid hydroxylase: MALLLSSAISEVSPYLPGFIRSRMPLWLMHSPTTFLDFLEQLKLNSECPPDIPHIVDMIKTHAGFSLLPATSSISLDRYLALLHQNTFPIATCLRPSQYDDFSLFPDMIHDLFCHVPWLLNQHIVNFFKNMGKLFIKAVQRAQALYPVQEDYVRVYHSNVMAMERLCWFTVENGLIEEKGESKVYGAAILSSTRELSHVFKSKSFIAPWNLELIIQCPFYPSTPQSTFFLIRDFYELYEISELMHFFLEQGRLDSITLNSHTTYDPDAGRSVHELCYL, translated from the coding sequence ATGGCTCTCCTACTTTCTTCTGCAATTTCTGAAGTCTCTCCTTATTTGCCTGGCTTTATACGGTCTCGCATGCCTCTCTGGTTAATGCATTCCCCCACCACCTTCTTAGACTTTTTAGAACAGCTGAAACTCAATTCAGAATGTCCTCCAGACATTCCACATATTGTAGATATGATAAAAACGCATGCAGGATTTTCTCTTCTCCCTGCAACTTCCTCAATTTCCTTGGATCGGTACCTAGCACTACTGCATCAAAACACGTTCCCCATAGCTACATGCCTTCGTCCATCTCAATATGACGATTTTTCTCTTTTTCCTGATATGATTCACGATTTATTTTGCCATGTTCCTTGGCTTCTTAATCAACACATTGTCAATTTTTTCAAGAATATGGGGAAATTATTTATCAAGGCTGTACAAAGAGCTCAGGCTCTCTACCCTGTTCAGGAGGATTATGTGCGTGTATACCACAGCAATGTCATGGCAATGGAACGACTATGTTGGTTTACTGTAGAGAATGGTCTTATTGAAGAAAAAGGGGAAAGTAAGGTGTATGGAGCCGCAATACTCAGCTCTACTCGGGAACTTTCCCATGTTTTCAAAAGCAAGTCATTTATCGCTCCCTGGAACCTGGAGCTTATTATTCAATGTCCTTTCTATCCCTCGACACCACAATCTACCTTTTTTCTTATACGTGATTTCTACGAATTGTATGAAATTTCTGAATTGATGCATTTTTTCCTAGAGCAAGGCCGACTAGACTCTATTACATTGAATTCTCACACTACATATGACCCTGACGCAGGACGATCTGTACATGAACTTTGCTATTTATAA
- the bioD gene encoding dethiobiotin synthase, with protein MHIIIAGIHTEVGKTLVSTILTSLLQADYWKPIQSGSLEHSDSHQVHMLSGATCHPEAYRFSHPLAAHQAAEREGICIQQDRLTPPKTKKPLIIETSGGFLSPCTPTTLQGDLFSQWPCASWILVSKAYLGSINHTCLTVEAMRLRNLNILGMILNQYPQHEEDWLLQITQLSCLGRLNYETFISKSTIQKYVDLWKPSFQII; from the coding sequence ATGCACATTATTATCGCAGGAATTCACACAGAAGTAGGGAAAACTTTAGTCAGTACTATTCTTACTTCCTTACTCCAAGCAGACTACTGGAAACCTATACAATCAGGATCTCTAGAACATTCTGACAGCCACCAGGTACATATGCTTTCGGGAGCAACATGCCATCCAGAAGCTTACCGATTTTCCCATCCTCTTGCTGCACACCAAGCAGCAGAACGCGAAGGCATTTGTATTCAACAAGACCGTCTTACTCCTCCTAAAACAAAGAAACCTTTAATCATCGAAACTTCAGGAGGATTTCTTTCTCCATGTACCCCAACTACTCTACAAGGAGATTTGTTCTCTCAGTGGCCCTGCGCATCATGGATTCTCGTGAGTAAAGCCTATCTAGGAAGTATAAACCATACTTGCCTTACTGTAGAAGCTATGCGATTACGCAATCTAAATATTTTAGGCATGATTCTCAACCAATATCCCCAACATGAGGAGGACTGGCTGCTGCAGATAACTCAGCTATCCTGTTTAGGACGACTGAATTACGAAACTTTCATTTCAAAAAGCACTATACAAAAATATGTTGACCTATGGAAACCATCCTTTCAAATAATCTAA
- the bioB gene encoding biotin synthase BioB has translation MENNSRLSLEDIQEIYNSPLFELIHQANAILRHNFPHSELQTCHLISIKTGGCIEDCAYCAQSSRYKTSIHPEPMMKITDVLAKAKQAIDAGASRICLGAAWKEIKDNHQFERTLEMIKGIAQMGAEVCCTLGMLTPEQAKKLYDAGLYAYNHNLDSSEEFYKTIITTRKYEDRLKTLDILDQSGIHVCSGGIIGMGESPEDRMGLLHTLASREHSPQSVPINILCPVEGTPLEKQPKIPFWEVLRTIATARIVFPQTTVRLAAGRASLSIEQQTLCFIAGANSIFYGEKLLTVENSTINEDTAMFQLLGMRHRPAFVTPRGHPCCQSTPY, from the coding sequence ATGGAAAATAATTCTCGCCTATCCCTAGAAGACATTCAAGAAATCTATAATTCTCCTCTTTTTGAACTCATTCATCAAGCAAACGCTATATTACGTCATAATTTCCCACATTCAGAACTGCAAACATGCCATCTTATCTCTATAAAGACTGGTGGGTGCATAGAGGACTGTGCCTACTGTGCGCAATCTTCTCGCTACAAAACATCTATACATCCTGAACCCATGATGAAAATTACTGATGTCTTAGCAAAAGCGAAGCAAGCCATAGACGCAGGAGCGTCCAGAATCTGCTTAGGAGCTGCTTGGAAAGAAATAAAAGATAATCATCAATTTGAGCGTACCTTAGAAATGATTAAAGGCATAGCACAAATGGGAGCAGAAGTGTGCTGTACTTTAGGGATGCTTACACCAGAACAAGCAAAAAAACTTTATGACGCCGGACTATATGCTTATAATCATAATTTAGATTCTTCTGAAGAGTTTTATAAAACAATTATTACAACAAGAAAATATGAAGATCGTCTAAAAACACTAGATATATTGGATCAGTCTGGTATTCATGTATGCTCTGGGGGAATCATAGGTATGGGAGAATCTCCAGAAGATCGTATGGGTCTTCTACATACGCTAGCTTCTAGAGAACATTCTCCACAATCTGTGCCTATCAATATTCTCTGCCCCGTAGAGGGTACTCCTTTAGAAAAGCAGCCGAAAATACCTTTTTGGGAAGTATTACGCACCATCGCTACTGCACGAATTGTTTTTCCACAAACTACAGTACGTCTTGCTGCTGGACGCGCCTCTCTTTCCATAGAACAACAAACATTATGCTTTATTGCAGGAGCTAATTCTATATTCTATGGGGAAAAGCTCCTCACCGTAGAAAATAGCACGATAAACGAAGATACAGCTATGTTCCAATTACTCGGTATGCGACATCGTCCAGCATTTGTAACGCCACGGGGTCACCCATGTTGTCAATCAACTCCTTACTAA
- a CDS encoding aminotransferase class I/II-fold pyridoxal phosphate-dependent enzyme, which produces MSINSLLKERLEKQKHRHLLRSLQTTSHLKDFTSNDYLGFARSSELHRMCLSAFSSLSSLGSTGSRLLTGHSTLAHEAEQHISAYHNMESALIFNSGYTANLGLISALASHQDRVIHDLYIHASIHDGIRLSKAKKIPFRHNDMQHLEKRLSEPFSGNTFVCVESIYSLHGSIAPLTVLCKLCKNYGAYLIVDEAHALGVVGRKGEGYVTSLGLQKDVTATVYTFGKALGMHGAAVAGSALLKEYLINFCRAFIYTTAPPLHVFKTICLAYQYNKTAGPLREKLYHWIAYLQMQAKSLSKAPFQNNSQTPIQPLYISGSQHARNIAKKFQTAGFDVRPIVSPTVKQKEELLRVCLHAFNTKKEIDDFLNLLDDIQTSSCTLLSQEFTQK; this is translated from the coding sequence TTGTCAATCAACTCCTTACTAAAAGAACGATTAGAAAAACAAAAACACCGTCATTTATTAAGGTCCTTACAAACGACTTCACATCTGAAGGATTTCACATCTAATGATTATTTAGGGTTTGCTCGTTCCTCTGAATTACATCGTATGTGCTTATCAGCTTTCTCTTCGCTTTCGTCTTTAGGATCTACAGGGTCCCGTTTATTAACTGGCCACTCAACATTAGCCCATGAGGCAGAACAACACATATCTGCCTATCATAATATGGAAAGTGCTTTGATATTTAACTCAGGGTATACTGCTAATTTAGGATTAATTTCTGCCTTAGCCTCTCACCAAGATCGTGTGATTCACGACTTATATATTCATGCCTCTATTCACGATGGAATCCGCCTTTCTAAGGCTAAAAAAATTCCTTTTCGCCATAATGACATGCAACATCTAGAAAAACGTTTGTCTGAGCCTTTCTCGGGGAATACCTTTGTCTGTGTTGAGTCTATCTATTCGCTACATGGTAGTATAGCTCCTTTAACTGTTTTATGTAAGCTATGTAAAAATTATGGAGCCTATCTCATTGTTGACGAAGCTCATGCTCTTGGTGTTGTTGGAAGAAAAGGTGAGGGTTATGTAACATCTTTAGGACTACAAAAGGATGTCACTGCTACTGTATATACCTTTGGAAAAGCATTGGGAATGCATGGTGCAGCTGTAGCAGGAAGTGCTTTACTTAAAGAATATCTTATAAATTTCTGCCGTGCATTTATCTATACTACAGCACCACCACTCCATGTCTTTAAAACAATTTGCCTTGCCTATCAATATAACAAAACAGCAGGCCCTCTTAGAGAGAAACTCTACCATTGGATAGCTTATTTGCAAATGCAAGCTAAAAGTCTTTCCAAAGCGCCATTCCAAAATAATTCTCAAACTCCTATCCAACCTCTATATATTTCTGGAAGTCAACACGCTCGTAACATTGCAAAAAAATTCCAAACAGCAGGATTTGATGTTCGACCAATTGTGAGCCCTACAGTAAAACAAAAAGAAGAGTTATTACGTGTATGTCTCCACGCATTTAATACAAAAAAAGAAATTGATGATTTTTTAAATCTACTTGATGATATCCAAACAAGCTCATGCACATTATTATCGCAGGAATTCACACAGAAGTAG
- a CDS encoding 4-hydroxy-tetrahydrodipicolinate reductase, whose product MRVGIIGDTGRMGVLIRTLLSTQPSYTVGPGFSRSSPHQLSFVIENSDVLVDFSSSELTEELLDNLLIKAKPCIFGTTHPSPSVIENKLSTLAQYVPIVVCPNTSLGAYMQKRLSVALAKILDNSYDMRITEIHHRGKKEPISGTAWDLATTLCQVKHEVWQQEYCIGKQGNQENIIELHASRVGNIPGEHEVAFVSSQEQITIRHTVFSRDVFAQGVLRILDWLRIESPCPGYYGIDSGLRDLI is encoded by the coding sequence ATGCGTGTGGGTATCATTGGAGATACAGGAAGAATGGGGGTGTTAATTCGAACCCTATTATCTACACAACCTTCTTATACTGTAGGTCCCGGGTTTTCTAGGTCAAGTCCTCATCAGTTGTCTTTTGTTATAGAAAATAGTGATGTTCTTGTTGATTTTTCTTCTTCCGAGCTTACAGAAGAATTGCTTGATAATTTGTTGATCAAGGCGAAACCTTGTATTTTTGGAACAACACACCCTTCCCCATCTGTTATAGAAAATAAACTCAGCACCCTTGCTCAATATGTCCCTATTGTAGTTTGTCCAAATACAAGTTTAGGAGCTTATATGCAAAAGCGTTTGTCTGTAGCTCTAGCAAAGATTTTGGATAACAGTTACGATATGCGTATTACGGAAATTCATCATCGAGGAAAAAAAGAACCTATTTCAGGAACGGCATGGGATTTAGCAACTACGCTTTGTCAAGTGAAACATGAAGTATGGCAGCAAGAATATTGTATTGGGAAACAAGGGAACCAGGAAAATATAATTGAATTACATGCATCGCGTGTAGGGAATATTCCTGGTGAGCATGAAGTTGCTTTTGTGAGTAGCCAAGAACAAATTACTATACGCCACACAGTATTTTCCAGAGATGTCTTTGCTCAGGGAGTATTACGTATTTTAGATTGGTTGCGTATAGAATCGCCATGTCCAGGATATTATGGAATTGATTCGGGGTTAAGAGATCTTATATAA
- a CDS encoding queuosine precursor transporter, giving the protein MNFAIYKDKIVFSLSLYFSLLLILSNLIASSRLIVTPLFILPGGLLLYPLTFVISNIVNETFGSYQTRLMVFHAFSGNLFTLCVLKIFSLLPATSPEVSHAWHTIFAISPLACFFSFTAFIVSQQLDIALFQLFKRRFPLLPSWLRNYFSIALSQILDTLIVDLGVIYIGMHYSFTQTLQIMLSSYAYKFFFNLISLPLFHFGVKRIVNKIK; this is encoded by the coding sequence ATGAACTTTGCTATTTATAAAGATAAAATTGTTTTTTCTTTATCCTTGTATTTTTCGTTACTTCTTATCCTATCCAATCTTATCGCATCCTCTCGCCTTATAGTGACTCCCCTCTTTATTCTGCCTGGAGGGTTGCTTCTGTACCCATTAACTTTTGTAATTTCTAATATTGTTAATGAAACTTTTGGTTCCTATCAAACGCGACTTATGGTTTTTCACGCATTTTCTGGGAACCTCTTTACATTATGTGTATTAAAAATCTTCTCCCTACTGCCAGCAACGTCTCCTGAGGTATCTCATGCATGGCACACAATCTTTGCTATTAGCCCCCTAGCATGTTTCTTCTCATTCACAGCATTTATTGTTTCCCAACAACTTGACATCGCCCTATTTCAATTATTCAAGCGCCGTTTCCCCCTACTTCCTTCCTGGTTACGTAATTATTTTTCGATTGCTTTATCTCAAATCTTGGACACACTTATCGTAGACCTAGGAGTCATTTATATAGGAATGCATTATTCCTTTACGCAAACTTTACAAATTATGCTCTCTTCCTATGCATATAAATTTTTTTTTAATCTTATTTCCCTACCTCTATTTCACTTTGGCGTAAAAAGAATTGTTAATAAAATAAAATAA